Proteins encoded together in one Synechococcus sp. A15-62 window:
- a CDS encoding DUF4346 domain-containing protein, with protein sequence MTTTPEAPASTAAAMDALDQRLSQRFIALDPSGYFLIKLDRDAAELVLEHYGNTIDDKGLARDSETGEVLRCDGGNAPRRPSAVYRGSTAKQLGIQLTEGEVPHPVSCLDHALYLGRELQKAEQCLRDGSTYVQD encoded by the coding sequence ATGACCACCACTCCGGAAGCACCAGCATCCACAGCTGCGGCGATGGATGCTCTTGATCAGCGCCTGTCCCAGCGGTTCATCGCTCTGGACCCCAGTGGCTATTTCCTGATCAAGCTGGATCGTGATGCCGCCGAACTGGTGCTTGAGCACTACGGCAACACCATCGATGACAAAGGGTTGGCTCGAGATTCCGAAACCGGTGAGGTGTTGCGCTGCGACGGAGGCAATGCTCCTCGTCGCCCTTCAGCCGTCTATCGCGGCAGCACAGCAAAACAGCTGGGTATCCAGCTCACGGAAGGGGAAGTCCCACACCCGGTCAGTTGCCTTGACCATGCCCTGTACCTGGGGCGGGAGCTGCAGAAGGCTGAGCAGTGCCTGCGTGACGGCTCAACCTACGTGCAGGACTGA
- a CDS encoding GNAT family N-acetyltransferase, with protein MTSLTARWHRSINEIPEQQWNSLVGADAIPFYRWSWLEALESSGSIIPEQGWQPLHLALWREDTPIAVAPLFLKGHSYGEFVFDQTFARLAADLGLRYYPKLLGMSPVSPVLGYRFHMRSGEDEALLTRELLRAIDRFCEQNGILSCNFLYVDPQWRPLAEAAGCAAWLNQQSLWSRGDDQTFEDYLQGFNANQRRNIKRERKAVAKAGITVTPLSGDQLDLALLQTMHRFYEQHCARWGPWGSKYLEEGFFEALARLHRDQLVLFSAHRGDPRDPVAMSMCVQDGRQLWGRYWGSHEEVDCLHFEVCYYAPIEWALANGIVSFDPGAGGSHKRRRGFVARPHASLHRWYQPQMDQLIRTWLPKVNGLMLEEIEAINAELPFKAEPPALAL; from the coding sequence ATGACGTCACTCACGGCCCGCTGGCATCGCTCCATCAACGAGATCCCGGAGCAGCAGTGGAACAGCCTGGTGGGAGCCGATGCGATCCCCTTTTACCGCTGGAGCTGGCTGGAGGCTTTGGAAAGCTCAGGCAGCATCATTCCCGAGCAGGGCTGGCAGCCCCTGCATCTGGCCCTCTGGCGTGAAGACACTCCGATTGCGGTGGCTCCGCTGTTTCTCAAGGGCCACAGCTATGGCGAGTTCGTGTTCGACCAGACCTTTGCCCGTTTGGCGGCGGATCTGGGGCTTCGCTACTACCCCAAGCTTTTGGGCATGAGTCCGGTCAGTCCCGTGCTGGGCTACCGCTTCCACATGCGGTCTGGAGAGGATGAGGCTCTGCTCACCCGGGAGTTGCTGCGGGCGATCGATCGCTTCTGCGAACAGAACGGCATCCTCAGCTGCAATTTCCTCTATGTGGATCCGCAGTGGCGACCCCTGGCGGAGGCCGCCGGTTGTGCCGCCTGGCTGAACCAGCAGAGCCTGTGGAGCCGCGGTGACGACCAGACGTTTGAGGATTACCTCCAGGGCTTCAATGCCAACCAGCGCCGCAACATCAAGCGGGAACGCAAGGCCGTGGCCAAGGCCGGGATCACCGTGACACCCCTCAGCGGCGACCAGCTGGACCTGGCGCTGTTGCAGACCATGCATCGCTTTTACGAGCAGCACTGTGCTCGCTGGGGACCTTGGGGCAGCAAATACCTGGAGGAGGGCTTTTTTGAAGCCTTGGCACGGCTGCACCGCGACCAGCTGGTGCTCTTTTCTGCCCACCGCGGTGACCCCCGCGATCCGGTGGCGATGTCGATGTGCGTGCAGGACGGCCGTCAGCTCTGGGGCCGTTACTGGGGCAGCCACGAGGAGGTTGATTGTCTTCACTTCGAAGTCTGTTACTACGCTCCGATCGAATGGGCTCTGGCCAATGGCATCGTCAGTTTTGACCCTGGAGCCGGTGGCAGCCACAAACGCCGCCGAGGTTTTGTGGCCCGTCCCCACGCCAGCCTGCACCGTTGGTACCAGCCCCAGATGGATCAACTGATCCGCACTTGGTTGCCCAAGGTGAATGGCTTGATGCTGGAGGAGATCGAAGCGATCAATGCGGAGCTGCCCTTCAAAGCGGAACCTCCGGCCTTGGCTTTGTAG
- a CDS encoding dihydrofolate reductase family protein, translating into MPRRPTSLRPFVRLVLAISLDGRLAPPEGGAAQLGGKGDRRALEHALAWGDACLIGAGTMRAHQCTCLIRNPQLLEQRRSEGRTEQPAAVVVSRSPDFSSTWRFFDQPLQRWLLAPEPVDQGFDRWFPLAPTWPERLEALGAAGIQRLVLLGGAQLSADLLQADCVDALQLTLVPQLLGGCFSWLPCTDAPLPAALAQPGAWQSDGLEDLGDGELLVRYQRIRPG; encoded by the coding sequence ATGCCCCGACGCCCCACATCTTTGCGCCCCTTCGTTCGGCTGGTGTTGGCCATCAGCCTCGATGGACGTTTGGCCCCGCCAGAAGGCGGTGCTGCCCAGCTGGGGGGTAAGGGTGACCGTCGTGCCCTGGAGCATGCCCTTGCCTGGGGGGATGCCTGCCTGATCGGTGCTGGAACCATGCGGGCCCATCAATGCACTTGCTTGATCCGCAACCCTCAGCTGCTGGAGCAACGCCGAAGCGAGGGGCGAACCGAGCAGCCGGCCGCTGTGGTGGTCAGCCGATCCCCCGACTTCTCGAGCACCTGGCGTTTCTTTGATCAGCCGCTCCAGCGATGGCTGCTGGCTCCTGAACCTGTGGATCAAGGCTTTGATCGTTGGTTCCCTTTGGCCCCAACCTGGCCGGAGCGGCTCGAGGCACTTGGAGCGGCTGGGATTCAGCGCCTGGTGCTCCTGGGTGGCGCCCAGCTCAGCGCCGATCTGTTGCAAGCCGATTGCGTCGATGCGCTTCAGCTCACTCTGGTGCCCCAGCTCCTGGGAGGCTGCTTCAGTTGGTTGCCTTGCACCGATGCGCCGTTGCCCGCTGCCTTGGCGCAGCCGGGTGCTTGGCAGTCTGATGGCCTTGAGGATCTCGGGGATGGGGAGTTGCTTGTTCGCTACCAACGGATCCGACCTGGTTAA
- a CDS encoding 6-carboxytetrahydropterin synthase: MTETKSPARHGQGRGCVITRRACFSASHRYWLPELSADDNAARFGPCALAPGHGHNYELIVSMAGGLDADGMVLNLSEVKHAIRNEVTGQLDFRFLNEAWPEFDVSTPAGCLPTTEALVRVIWQRLSPHLPITALRLYEQPGLWADYLGHPMDAFLTIRTHFAAAHRLARPELSQEENEAIYGKCARPHGHGHNYLVDVTVRGEIDPRTGMVCDLSALQRLVDDLVVEPFDHTFLNKDVPFFEECVPTAENIALHIADRLSSPIKAIGASLHKVRLQESPNNAAEVYAEAPQLEMSPAALDAVAAV, translated from the coding sequence ATGACTGAAACGAAGTCACCAGCACGGCACGGCCAGGGTCGTGGTTGTGTAATCACCAGGAGGGCCTGTTTCAGTGCCAGCCATCGCTATTGGCTGCCCGAGCTGTCTGCCGATGACAATGCCGCCCGTTTCGGGCCCTGCGCATTGGCTCCTGGCCATGGCCACAACTACGAGCTGATCGTGTCCATGGCCGGTGGTCTGGATGCCGACGGCATGGTGCTCAACCTCTCGGAGGTGAAGCACGCCATCCGCAACGAGGTGACGGGGCAGCTTGATTTCCGCTTCCTCAATGAGGCCTGGCCGGAATTTGACGTCTCCACTCCTGCAGGTTGTCTCCCCACCACCGAGGCCCTGGTGCGGGTGATCTGGCAACGGCTCAGCCCTCATCTGCCGATCACGGCGCTACGCCTCTACGAACAACCGGGCCTTTGGGCCGACTATCTCGGACATCCCATGGACGCCTTCCTCACCATCCGCACCCACTTCGCCGCCGCTCACCGACTGGCCCGCCCGGAGCTCAGCCAGGAGGAGAACGAAGCGATCTACGGCAAGTGCGCCCGTCCCCACGGCCATGGCCACAACTATCTGGTCGACGTGACCGTGCGCGGTGAGATCGATCCCCGCACCGGCATGGTCTGCGACCTCTCCGCGCTGCAGCGCCTCGTGGATGATCTGGTGGTCGAGCCTTTCGACCACACCTTCCTCAACAAGGATGTGCCCTTCTTCGAGGAGTGCGTGCCCACGGCCGAGAACATCGCTCTGCACATTGCTGATCGTCTCTCCAGCCCGATCAAGGCCATCGGCGCCAGCTTGCACAAGGTGCGGCTGCAAGAGAGCCCGAATAATGCGGCCGAGGTTTACGCCGAAGCACCTCAGTTGGAGATGTCTCCGGCCGCTCTTGATGCCGTGGCTGCCGTCTGA
- a CDS encoding shikimate kinase: protein MADSTPTLKQRLSGRSLYLVGMMGSGKTSTGRPLAERLGYGFVDADAVIEQAAGCSIPEIFERDGEAGFRSLESQVLSAISQRHSLVVATGGGVVTQPENWGLLHSGIVIWLDVVPDQLLHRLNADSTVRPLLQTSDPEAALNALLNERRPLYSEADLTVVINDETPEAVADGILQLLPSLLQDPTQRRTD, encoded by the coding sequence ATGGCGGATTCCACACCCACCCTCAAGCAACGCCTCAGCGGGCGCAGCCTCTATCTGGTGGGAATGATGGGCAGCGGCAAAACGAGCACGGGCCGCCCTCTGGCCGAACGCCTGGGCTACGGCTTTGTGGATGCCGATGCCGTGATCGAACAGGCGGCGGGCTGCAGCATCCCGGAGATCTTTGAACGGGATGGCGAAGCAGGCTTCCGCAGCCTGGAAAGCCAAGTTCTCAGCGCGATCAGTCAACGCCACTCCCTTGTGGTGGCCACCGGAGGAGGTGTGGTGACCCAGCCTGAGAACTGGGGATTGCTGCACAGCGGCATCGTGATCTGGCTCGATGTGGTTCCCGATCAGTTGCTGCACCGGCTGAACGCCGACAGCACCGTGCGTCCGCTGCTGCAGACCAGTGATCCTGAGGCAGCTCTCAACGCGCTGTTGAACGAGCGCCGTCCCCTCTACAGCGAAGCCGACCTCACGGTGGTGATCAACGACGAAACTCCAGAGGCCGTCGCTGACGGGATCCTGCAACTGCTGCCGAGCCTGCTGCAGGATCCAACCCAACGCCGAACCGACTGA
- a CDS encoding chlororespiratory reduction protein 7: MSDPLIRALDDYVVLEPGKPEQLLSAADTLTWLSGWLRSLDQLPADLADQPDVESAAQRLIDTACDLEISPGVTLQWFAVRLEPPTA, from the coding sequence ATGTCTGATCCCCTGATCCGTGCCCTTGATGACTATGTGGTGCTGGAGCCCGGCAAGCCGGAGCAGCTGCTCAGCGCTGCCGACACGTTGACATGGCTGAGCGGTTGGTTGCGCAGCCTTGATCAGTTGCCGGCTGATCTTGCAGATCAACCTGATGTGGAATCAGCAGCGCAGCGGTTGATCGATACGGCCTGTGATCTGGAGATCAGCCCCGGGGTGACTTTGCAGTGGTTTGCGGTGCGTTTGGAGCCGCCCACCGCTTGA
- a CDS encoding DUF6816 family protein: MERRLWMLLIGFTILLSGGPAWAQAGLEQRLNSWPDWSLPAPLPRPSNRDDLIYPDWFAGLWQVESVDLDAPDDPPLLHQARFQADRRGRLIGDRSFNATAIGRALLGEQLLGVEEDPDSANRQIARLKGDLYLETTVTGRRQESPNTNTFLADELVLQILHAPGPPRLSRIETLTRYKRCGDDICAEQWQGRYASPGESLRDQALALHHYQLRFTPLPGSAPSI; encoded by the coding sequence ATGGAACGGCGGTTGTGGATGCTGCTGATCGGCTTCACCATCCTGCTCAGCGGCGGCCCCGCCTGGGCCCAGGCAGGTCTTGAGCAGAGATTGAACAGTTGGCCCGACTGGAGCCTGCCGGCACCGTTGCCGCGGCCCTCAAATCGGGACGACCTGATCTATCCCGACTGGTTTGCCGGACTCTGGCAGGTGGAAAGCGTTGATCTCGATGCCCCCGACGATCCACCCCTGCTGCATCAAGCACGGTTTCAAGCCGACCGGCGCGGTCGGCTGATCGGCGACCGCAGCTTCAACGCCACGGCCATCGGCCGTGCCCTGCTTGGCGAGCAGCTGCTGGGCGTGGAAGAGGACCCCGACTCCGCCAACCGCCAGATCGCCCGACTCAAAGGCGATCTTTATCTCGAAACAACGGTGACGGGCCGCCGGCAGGAGAGCCCAAACACCAACACCTTCCTGGCGGATGAATTGGTGCTGCAGATCCTGCATGCCCCCGGCCCGCCGCGGCTGAGCCGGATCGAAACACTGACCCGCTACAAGCGCTGCGGCGACGACATCTGCGCCGAGCAATGGCAAGGACGCTATGCCTCACCGGGCGAGAGCCTGCGGGATCAGGCCCTCGCTCTGCACCACTACCAATTGCGCTTCACACCTCTTCCAGGGTCCGCTCCATCAATTTGA
- a CDS encoding glutathione S-transferase family protein: MLELHQFRHSAFCLKVRMVLQAKGLSFRTVEVTPGVGQVAVFRLSGQRQVPVLVDGDQVIADSSAIALHLDQREPDPALIPNDPRQAAQVHLLEDWADTTLAMAGRSSLVQAAALDPELRVALLPDDLPDPVRSVMGVIPGGWVSNITELVNQKERTELLASLEQLATSVQASPWLVGDSMTLADIAVAAQLSLLRFPSSAGSALAGKGVPGLSDHPKLQPLFQWRDQIELKLMERTLEEV; encoded by the coding sequence ATGTTGGAGCTGCATCAATTCCGCCATTCCGCGTTTTGTCTCAAGGTGCGGATGGTGTTGCAGGCCAAGGGACTGAGTTTCCGCACCGTGGAGGTGACCCCCGGCGTCGGCCAGGTGGCCGTGTTCCGCCTGTCCGGCCAACGCCAAGTTCCCGTGCTTGTGGATGGGGATCAGGTGATTGCCGACTCCAGCGCCATTGCTTTGCACCTGGATCAGCGGGAGCCCGATCCCGCCCTGATTCCCAACGACCCACGTCAGGCTGCTCAGGTGCATCTGTTGGAGGACTGGGCCGACACCACCCTCGCGATGGCCGGCCGTTCCTCCTTGGTGCAGGCTGCGGCGCTGGATCCTGAGCTGCGGGTTGCCCTGCTCCCCGACGATCTACCGGACCCCGTGCGTTCGGTCATGGGTGTGATCCCCGGCGGTTGGGTCAGCAACATCACCGAACTGGTCAACCAGAAGGAGCGCACTGAGCTGCTGGCCAGCCTGGAGCAGCTCGCCACATCCGTGCAGGCCAGTCCCTGGTTGGTGGGCGACAGCATGACCCTGGCCGATATCGCCGTTGCTGCTCAGTTGTCACTGCTTCGCTTCCCCTCCTCAGCAGGTTCGGCCCTGGCTGGCAAAGGGGTGCCTGGGCTGAGCGACCATCCCAAGCTCCAGCCGCTGTTCCAATGGCGCGACCAGATCGAACTCAAATTGATGGAGCGGACCCTGGAAGAGGTGTGA
- a CDS encoding DUF751 family protein, with translation MREFFLNVSRYPRYLVAFTLGVMNSVAEPLAARRSNPVTAVALIGALISGGISLTLVLRAMVNSAPMA, from the coding sequence ATGCGGGAGTTTTTCCTCAACGTCTCCCGTTACCCGCGCTACCTGGTGGCCTTCACCCTCGGGGTGATGAACTCCGTCGCCGAACCCCTGGCCGCACGCCGCAGCAATCCGGTCACGGCCGTGGCCTTGATCGGCGCCTTGATCAGCGGTGGAATCAGCCTCACCTTGGTGCTGCGTGCCATGGTGAATTCAGCACCGATGGCGTGA
- the rbfA gene encoding 30S ribosome-binding factor RbfA yields the protein MAQGRRVERVAALIRKEVSELMINGIRDERVHQGMVSITEVEVSGDLQHCKIFVSVFGQAQERDQVLEGLQAASGFLRGELGRRLQMRRAPEVVFQLDRGLERGTSVLGLLNRLEDERQQRGDIPPGSDQQPGSDEQPGD from the coding sequence ATGGCACAGGGGCGTCGAGTGGAGCGGGTGGCCGCCCTGATCCGCAAAGAAGTCAGCGAACTGATGATCAACGGCATCCGGGACGAACGGGTGCACCAGGGCATGGTGAGCATCACCGAAGTGGAAGTGTCCGGCGATCTGCAGCACTGCAAGATCTTCGTGAGCGTGTTTGGGCAAGCTCAGGAGCGCGACCAGGTGCTCGAGGGGCTTCAAGCTGCCAGCGGCTTCCTGCGGGGAGAACTGGGGCGGCGGCTGCAGATGAGGCGCGCCCCCGAAGTGGTGTTCCAACTGGATCGGGGGCTGGAGCGAGGCACCTCAGTGCTGGGCTTGCTGAATCGCCTCGAAGACGAACGTCAGCAGCGGGGCGACATTCCACCCGGGAGTGATCAACAGCCAGGCAGTGATGAACAGCCCGGCGACTGA
- a CDS encoding glycoside hydrolase family 3 N-terminal domain-containing protein, whose product MNSPATDRQRADSLRRRVAELLVLRASGHLSDQQRRYPQWELPNSELQRLLQEGVGGVILLGGSAVELQQRTQQLQGWSEHRLLFCADVEEGVGQRFEGASWLVPPLALGRLHQQDPELALNLSERYGRCTGEQARRCGLNWVLGPVCDVNNNPANPVINVRAWGEDPKSASALAVAFQRGLKQAGVLGCAKHFPGHGDTTSDSHLDLPVLPHSRERLEQIELPPFRAAIAAGVDSVMTAHLVLPKLDPQQPATLSKAVLTDLLRQEMGFNGLVVTDALVMEAISAQHGAAEAAVLAFEAGADLILMPANADAAIDGLCEGFSSGRLPLERLEQSRQRRAHALASIPISTTSDPIVTAAEQGLEAELVRHSITIGDAAVRPQAGISLVRVDALVPSAAALSGWSPALRIPEAHGFRSLVLHGEGLSPWSDQPKAPLAMDRLGDGAVLLQLFLRGNPFRAGRDAQEPWAAAIQQLIALNRLAGVVVYGSPYLWDNLQPLLPSNCPAAYSAGQMHEAQRQVLNALFPTSTPTGNSGAFTD is encoded by the coding sequence ATGAACAGCCCGGCGACTGACAGGCAACGGGCAGACAGCCTGCGGCGCCGAGTGGCAGAACTGCTGGTGCTTCGGGCGAGTGGTCATCTGAGCGACCAGCAGCGTCGCTACCCGCAGTGGGAGCTTCCGAACAGCGAACTGCAACGTCTGCTTCAGGAAGGAGTTGGCGGCGTGATCCTGCTGGGGGGCAGCGCCGTGGAACTCCAGCAACGCACCCAGCAACTGCAGGGCTGGAGTGAGCATCGGTTGCTGTTCTGCGCCGACGTGGAAGAGGGCGTGGGGCAGCGCTTCGAGGGGGCCAGCTGGCTGGTGCCGCCCTTAGCCCTGGGGCGTCTCCACCAGCAGGACCCCGAGCTGGCCTTGAATTTGAGTGAGCGCTATGGCCGCTGCACCGGCGAACAGGCCCGCCGCTGCGGGCTGAACTGGGTGCTGGGGCCAGTGTGCGACGTCAACAACAACCCCGCCAACCCAGTGATCAATGTGCGGGCCTGGGGCGAAGATCCCAAGAGTGCCAGCGCCCTGGCCGTTGCCTTCCAGCGGGGGTTGAAGCAAGCGGGTGTTCTCGGATGCGCCAAGCACTTTCCCGGCCACGGAGATACCACCAGCGACTCCCATCTGGACCTGCCGGTGCTGCCCCACAGCCGCGAACGGCTGGAGCAGATCGAACTGCCGCCCTTTCGGGCCGCCATTGCCGCCGGCGTGGACAGCGTGATGACGGCCCACCTTGTGCTGCCAAAGCTGGACCCGCAGCAGCCGGCGACCCTCTCCAAAGCCGTACTCACCGATCTGCTGAGGCAGGAGATGGGGTTCAACGGACTGGTGGTGACCGATGCCCTGGTGATGGAAGCAATCAGCGCACAGCACGGCGCAGCCGAAGCAGCTGTGCTGGCCTTTGAAGCAGGGGCCGACCTGATCCTGATGCCGGCGAATGCCGATGCCGCTATCGATGGTCTCTGCGAGGGCTTCAGCAGCGGACGGCTGCCCCTCGAGCGGTTGGAGCAGAGCCGTCAACGCCGAGCCCATGCACTGGCATCGATCCCCATCAGCACAACTTCAGATCCGATCGTCACCGCAGCCGAACAAGGCCTTGAGGCTGAGCTGGTGCGCCACAGCATCACGATCGGCGATGCAGCGGTTCGCCCGCAAGCAGGAATCAGCCTGGTGCGCGTGGATGCCCTGGTGCCCAGCGCAGCCGCCCTCAGCGGCTGGTCACCGGCGCTGCGCATCCCTGAAGCCCATGGGTTCCGCTCGCTCGTGCTGCACGGCGAGGGCCTGTCGCCCTGGAGCGACCAACCGAAGGCGCCCCTGGCAATGGACCGCCTTGGCGACGGAGCGGTGCTGCTGCAGCTGTTCCTGCGGGGCAACCCCTTCCGGGCCGGGCGGGATGCCCAGGAACCCTGGGCCGCAGCGATCCAACAACTGATCGCCCTCAACCGGCTGGCCGGGGTGGTGGTCTATGGCAGCCCTTACCTGTGGGACAACCTGCAGCCGCTGCTGCCCAGCAACTGCCCTGCCGCCTATTCCGCCGGCCAGATGCATGAAGCCCAACGCCAGGTGCTCAACGCGCTGTTCCCCACCTCAACGCCGACGGGCAACAGCGGTGCATTCACCGACTGA
- a CDS encoding glycosyltransferase, translating into MLSLSMIVRDEEARLGECLTSVQGFADELVVVDTGSIDATVAIAEAAGARVEQISWPGDFAPARNQALEFLNGDWVLVLDADEQLRTEAIPALKALMAQPDVLVINLLRYEVGAAMAPYSSVSRLFRRHPSIRWSRPYHSMIDDSVRALLETEPQWRIADCSEPAILHDGYRPELLAGSDKADRLRQAMEADLQERPGDPYASAKLGGLLISEGKTEQAIPLLQNGLKQCGTADAERYELLLHLGLALTPSDPVQAVSCYRQALEIPLDTRVSLGARLNLAARLMEQGNLEEAISLTQTATQRAPEVALAWYNLGLMQRRRGDLAAALEAYRRALALDPNNAECHQNNAVAQLLGGNIDAARSSFIRAIKLLQAQGSAEAAEQLRERVQGVVKLDGEAVA; encoded by the coding sequence ATGCTCAGCCTCTCGATGATCGTGCGCGATGAAGAAGCGCGTCTCGGGGAATGTCTGACCTCCGTGCAGGGCTTCGCCGACGAGCTGGTGGTGGTGGACACCGGCTCCATCGACGCCACGGTGGCCATTGCCGAGGCGGCTGGAGCCCGGGTTGAACAGATCAGCTGGCCGGGGGACTTCGCTCCAGCCCGCAACCAGGCCCTGGAGTTTCTCAACGGTGACTGGGTGCTGGTGCTGGACGCGGACGAGCAGCTTCGTACTGAGGCCATCCCTGCACTCAAGGCCCTGATGGCCCAGCCCGATGTGCTGGTGATCAACCTGCTGCGCTACGAGGTGGGGGCTGCCATGGCGCCCTATTCCAGCGTCAGTCGTCTGTTCCGGCGCCACCCCTCGATCCGATGGAGCCGGCCTTACCACTCAATGATCGACGACAGCGTTCGCGCCTTGCTGGAAACGGAACCCCAATGGCGCATCGCCGATTGCAGTGAGCCAGCGATCCTCCACGACGGCTACAGGCCCGAGCTGCTGGCTGGCAGCGATAAGGCCGATCGGCTGCGACAGGCCATGGAAGCTGATCTGCAGGAGCGGCCCGGTGATCCTTACGCCAGCGCCAAGCTGGGGGGTCTGCTGATCAGCGAAGGCAAGACCGAACAAGCCATCCCCCTGCTGCAGAACGGCCTGAAGCAGTGCGGTACGGCCGATGCCGAACGTTATGAGCTGCTGCTGCACCTGGGCTTGGCCCTGACCCCCAGTGATCCCGTCCAGGCAGTGAGCTGCTACCGGCAAGCCCTGGAGATTCCCCTGGACACACGGGTGAGTCTTGGAGCCCGCCTCAACCTGGCGGCTCGACTGATGGAACAGGGCAACCTGGAGGAAGCGATCAGCCTCACCCAAACAGCCACCCAGCGGGCACCTGAAGTGGCCCTCGCCTGGTACAACCTGGGGCTGATGCAACGGCGGCGCGGCGATCTCGCAGCGGCCCTGGAGGCCTACAGGCGCGCACTCGCCTTGGATCCCAACAACGCTGAGTGCCATCAGAACAATGCTGTGGCCCAGCTGTTGGGCGGCAACATCGACGCCGCTCGCAGCAGCTTCATCCGCGCCATCAAGCTGCTTCAAGCGCAGGGCAGCGCCGAAGCGGCTGAGCAGCTGCGCGAGAGGGTGCAGGGGGTGGTGAAGCTGGACGGGGAGGCTGTCGCTTGA
- a CDS encoding uroporphyrinogen-III synthase has protein sequence MSHPLQGRTVVVTRAADQQGAARQLLEQQGATVLDLPALVIGPPDHWGPLDDALEDLDSFHWLVFSSANGVQAVEQRLQRLSRCLARRPASLKIAAVGRKTAQVLDDLGASADFVPPSFVADSLIDHFPVSGWGLKMLLPRVQSGGRTLLADAFGEAGVRVVEVAAYESCCPAAMPEPTATALDEGKVDAIAFSSGKTAQHTAKLLEQRFGADWAERLEGVKVVSIGPQTSSSCRQCFGRVDAEADPHDLEGLADACAQAMQKGS, from the coding sequence TTGAGCCATCCTTTGCAAGGCCGAACGGTGGTCGTCACCCGCGCGGCCGACCAGCAGGGGGCCGCTCGCCAGTTGCTGGAGCAGCAGGGGGCAACAGTGCTTGACCTTCCTGCCCTGGTGATCGGACCACCCGACCACTGGGGGCCTCTGGATGACGCCCTCGAAGACTTGGACAGCTTTCACTGGCTGGTGTTCTCCAGTGCCAATGGCGTACAGGCCGTGGAACAGCGGCTGCAACGCCTCAGCCGTTGCCTGGCCCGACGCCCCGCCAGCCTCAAGATTGCGGCGGTGGGCCGCAAAACGGCGCAGGTGCTTGACGATCTGGGGGCGAGCGCTGATTTCGTGCCACCCAGCTTCGTGGCCGACAGCTTGATCGATCACTTCCCGGTGTCGGGCTGGGGTCTCAAGATGCTCTTGCCGCGGGTGCAGAGCGGTGGTCGCACCCTGCTGGCGGACGCCTTCGGTGAAGCCGGGGTGCGGGTGGTGGAGGTGGCGGCCTATGAGTCCTGCTGCCCCGCCGCAATGCCGGAGCCAACAGCGACCGCCCTGGACGAGGGCAAGGTTGATGCCATCGCCTTCAGCAGCGGCAAGACAGCTCAACACACCGCAAAGCTGCTGGAACAACGCTTCGGCGCCGACTGGGCTGAACGGTTGGAGGGGGTGAAGGTGGTTTCGATCGGCCCCCAAACCAGCAGCAGCTGCCGCCAATGCTTCGGCCGGGTGGATGCTGAGGCCGACCCCCACGATCTCGAAGGATTAGCCGATGCCTGCGCTCAAGCCATGCAGAAGGGTTCCTGA
- a CDS encoding SRPBCC family protein: MGRWLEHTVTSEVQAPAAKVWEVWSDLEAMPRWMRWIESVKPLDDPDLTDWTLAAQGFRFTWKARITRRVEAQQLHWESVGGLPTKGAVRFYPEASDRTVVKLSVTYELPRVLAPLMEPSILGGIVTKELQANLDRFRDLVEAGG, encoded by the coding sequence ATGGGACGCTGGCTTGAACACACGGTCACCTCTGAGGTGCAGGCCCCGGCCGCCAAGGTCTGGGAGGTCTGGAGTGACCTCGAAGCGATGCCCCGATGGATGCGCTGGATTGAGTCGGTCAAGCCCCTGGACGATCCCGACCTCACCGATTGGACCCTGGCGGCCCAGGGCTTCCGCTTCACCTGGAAGGCCCGGATCACCCGGCGGGTCGAAGCTCAACAACTGCACTGGGAATCGGTGGGTGGCCTGCCCACCAAGGGTGCTGTGCGCTTTTACCCCGAAGCCTCTGACCGCACTGTTGTCAAGTTGAGCGTGACCTACGAATTGCCGAGGGTCTTGGCACCGCTCATGGAACCCAGCATCCTGGGGGGCATCGTGACCAAGGAGCTCCAGGCGAACCTTGACCGTTTCCGTGACCTGGTGGAAGCAGGCGGCTGA